Genomic window (Molothrus aeneus isolate 106 chromosome 29, BPBGC_Maene_1.0, whole genome shotgun sequence):
gcagcacctgcagggcacaggggacagcagaggtCACACACCTGGACAGCCAAGCCAGCTCCATTCCATgaccctggctcctgcctgtccctgatgTCTCCTCCACACAGGAGCTGCAACTCCCACACTTCCCATGGAAGCACTGTAACAGTGTCTGGAGGTTGCCCAGAATTACTGACAACACACAGGAGGCTCAGACCTCACCTGGGGCTCCAAAATCCTGGCTGCAGCTTCAGAGCATGGCTGGGAGCAACACCCTGCAGAAAGAAGCCTCACACCTGCACTGACACTGGTACTGAGGGCTCTGCACAAGGTGTTCCTCCCTCCTGACAGCCTCACTCGCCCTGGTTTGACTGGGACAgacaaactgtgccaggaaACCAGCCCACAgtgacatttcctctgagaaaaCCTTACCTGGAAGTCAGGATTTGGCCCCTTACTGAGGTCATGGCCAATGCTGCCAATGGTCATCAGCCCCACGAATTCCAGGCTGGGGCACTTGGTGAGGACGTGCTCCACAGCAGCCGTGGTGTCCCTGGGGGCAAGGCCATGCTTGCCTGCAAAAGCACAGGGAGatcagtgcccagctctgctttcagagcccagcctgtcccagctccctgccaagCCAGGCACTTGTCACCAAGAGGCACTCACTGTCCTCCCCGCTGGTGTTAACTTGCACCATGACCTTCAGCCTCTGGGGTGATCCTTTTTTCTGCCACGAGCTGTTGACTCTGTCTGCCAGCTTCACAGAATCCACTGTTTCCAACATGAACAGGTTTGGGACAGCTGGGGAGAGAACACAGGCTGAGGGAATTCTGGCATGGGATTGTTTGGGAGTTCATGGGGATTGTTTCAGGGAACCATgaaatatcctgagctggaagggatcccCAGGGATGGCTGAGTCCAACTGTtcctgcccagacaccccaaaatcccatcctggGGGCATTGTCCaagccctcctggagctctggcagcctcagggccgtgcccattccctggggagcctgggcagtgccagcaccctctgggggaagagcctttcTCTGAAATCCTGACCctccctgacacagctgagCACTGGAAGACCACTGCCCACACCAAACCAAGCAGGACTCACCAATCAGCTTGTTGACATTGTTCTTCTGCAGGTGGCCAATGAAATGCCACTTGATGTCTGGACAGGATGAGAGAATCTGAAAGCAGAGGGAATGCTCAGGTTGGAGCAACGATTCCCTCTTCCCCCACGCAGCATTTCAGTCTCAGTTTGCCCACAACCAAATACCAGACACCCAATTTCTTTGTTTGTTGACCCTGAAGATTCAGCCTGTGGTTGTGCTGAGGTTGAGCCTGGAAAGGGATGGGTTTGTGGCTGCAGGGAAGCAAAGGCAAAGCTCTTGTGCAACAGTCATAAAACGGTATTTTCCCCAAACTGAGtgctgcacttttttttttttttttttcagcaaggaCTGTGCTTCTCCTAAAGAGAGCACAAaaggcagagccctgtgcagaCAAATCATGACTAAGGCAGATGGAGCCAGCAAGGCAGGAGGGGGAACAGGGCAGAGGCACTGAGCCAAGAACAACCCACCCCACCATTTATCTGCACAGATAAGGATCCAACCAAATCCCTAACAAACCCCAGGAGTttgagcagctcccaggacacAGCTATACATGGTAAAAAAGCATGAAGGGAACTGTGTGCTTACCCTGGAGTCTGATgccttttccagcagctcctgaaccTGGGAGAGTGAAGGAGAATTAAATTCTTTAAAcccacagcaggcagaggaTTGGTGTCCTTGGGATTGGTGTTCTTGGGGCCAACATGAGCCTCAAAAAACGAGGCCAGGGAATGATGTGTCACCACAGAGCCACCCAAACTGAGCTGGCCCAAGccttcaggaggaatttcttcacagaaagggttgttGAACATTGGAAAGGGCTTCCAGGGAGgtgttggagtccccatccccgGAGGTGTCCGAGGAAGGACTcaggaggtggcactcagtgctctgggctgggtgacaaggtggggatcgggcacagcttggactcgATGCCCTTGGAGGGCTTGGAatgattttgggattttgtgcCCTCTGCAGGGgtcctgtcccagccccctcaacccttcccagccctgaccctttccagcccccaaacccttcccatccctgctgaccccatcccagccctgctgacccttcccatccctgctgtccctgtcccagccccgctgtccctgtcccatccccgctgtccctgtcccagccccgttgtccctgtcccagccccctgCTCACGTAGTTCTCCCCGAAGCTGCGCTGCCCATGGCTGTAGGCCTCCATCACCATCTCTGCTGGTTTGGTCTTGCTGACGGCCACGAGCCGCGGCTGCACGGCCGGGAGCCCCTGCGGGAGCACGGAGGGTGAGCAcggggagcccagcccagcccagccccggggaGAACCGAGGGGCCCGGCCCTATCGGGGAGCGCCGGCTCGACAGGAGGGAGCGCTGTCGCGATAGCGGGTCCGGCTCCTCTGCTGGGGGGTGAGCACGGCCACACCCTCAGtgtgctggccctggggcaCTGCGGGTGTGTGCCCACGGTGACCAGCTGTGCCCACGGTGGGACCCATCCTGGTGGTACTGCGGGTCTGTCCCCATGATCACCAGTGACCTGTGCCCACGGTGGGACCCATCCTGGTGGCACTGTGGGTCTGTCCCCATGATCACCAGTGACCTGTGCCCATGGTGGGACCCATCCTGGTGGTACTGCGGGTCTGTGCCCACAGTGGCACCAGTCCCGGTGGCACTACAGGCACTGCGGGTCTGTCTCCATGGTGATCAGCAGCTGGTGGCATGATCACCCATGGTGGCACCAGTCCCGGTGGCACTACAGGCCTGTCCCCACGGTCACCGGTGACCTATCCCCATGGTGGGACCCATCCCGGTGGCACTGTGGGTCTGTGCCTGTGGTGGGACCCGTCCCAGCGGCACTGCGGGTCTGTCCCCACGGTGGGACCCATCCCGGTGGCACTACAGGCCTGTCCCCACGGTCACCGGTGACCTGTCCCCAGGGTAGGACCTGTCCCGGTGGCACTGCGGGCCTGTCCCCACGGTCACCGCTGACCTGCGCCCACAGTGCGGGCCCGTCCCTATGGTGACGGAGCTCTGTCACCGTGGCAGCGGCCCCACCCCGCGTGTCCCGCCGGGTTGCCGCCCGTGCCCCCGGGGCTCACCTgcggccgccgcgccgccgcttGCTGCACCTGCTCGGTGACGGCGCGGAGCGCCGGGCCCAGCCCGTCCCCGGCGGCCATGCCCGCTCTCCACAtcccccccgcccgcccgccgccacttccgccacacACCTGCCCCGCCCCCGCCCTCCGCCAATCGTATCGCTCCGACAGCTCCGCCAGCCAATGGGAGCAGCGGGGCGGGGCGAGGCCGCCATGTTGGGAAGGTCGCGGCCGCCATGGCGGCCCTGAGGGATGGGGCCTCCCTTACCTGGGTTTTGGTGACAAATCCAAATCATTCCGTGCCCGCAGTAACAGCAGCGAGCGCTGCCACCAGCCCACCCGACTGTCACGGTCCCGGCCGCCCTCCAGGCCCACCCCCAAAGATGATGTTACTATCCCTGCATGAGGAGCCGCCTCCAAGGGGGTCAATTTCAatttctgaggggaaaaggtGTCGTGGAAGCAAAGCGGGGAACGGGAATTgtcctgcaggccctgcctgaGGTGTGGGCAGCGCTTGGAGCGCGGccagagccccacagcagctggaggggcCGGGACAAGGCCCGGCTTTATGGAGGAGCTCCCGCGGCAGAGTGGGAAAGCGCCGGCTGGAACACATTAACTCAAATATTTGTCTTAATGTGCAGAACTTCACCGGCCCTCTGCAGATTCAGTGTTGACACAGCTGGCTAAAAACAACCAGAAGGTTCCTGCCCTTTGTCTGGTAAAACACGACAAGGATTTTCTGCAAACTTCACCAAATCCGAGGTGTTTGCGGCTTCAGTCTGGTGTTTTTCGCTCGTTCCGTAGCAAAGCAGGCGCTGACAGAAATGGGATTCCTCGGACAGCTCTGATCCTTcttccaccttcctcctcctcactggaAAGGGAGAACtgacccccagcaccccagagccccccagtcCCACCAAGCACCTCGACCTTCCCTGTGCAAAATCCTCCCCTGCAAGCACCTCCTGCTAAAGTCCATCCACAAACCTTGATGGTAACATTGGAAGATTCTAAAATTGAAGGCCATTTTATTGTCATAGcaaataccaaaataaaaagGCTTTGAATTCAGTACATAAGAAGATCAAGGACTGCTCTGGCAGAGCATTTCCATGCTCCCAGCTATCAGCAGTGCCACAAACCTCTGTTCCCTTTGCTATAGAGTGGGTTTAAAGTTCAGATCTTCATCTCAAGATTACATAAACAGGACAACCTGCCTGTTAGAGACAGAGGAATAAAGGTTTACATGGAGAGACTGATCCATGGAACATTGAGGACATTTAAGAGTGAAGAAACCTGAATGAAGACACAACCACAGGTTTTGAAAACTGACAAACTCTcaactttgcttttgtttttttactcTTAGTACAACTTAACTAAATTACACTAATACTTTAGCAGTCagggttttaattaaaaaaaaatcattaagagCTCTTTATCCCAAGCTATTATCTTGCTGTGAAAtcacacataaaaaaaaaagcctttataATACCACTTTGGCTTAGTAGGGTCCTTTCATTAGTGAAAAATACTTGTGTAAAAGGAGGTGTTAGTTGCTGAAACCTCAAACATGAACACAGAACAATCTCAAGTGAGCTCATCCTCATGGCTAAATTTCTGCTGTTCCCTGCTATGATCTGCCTGCACAGACCTAGTTAAGAGTCAGGAATAtcacagcctccctggggaTGCTGTTGAGTCTGATGTAGGTCTGGAGATGGGACTTCCCTTAGCTCCTATTTTCTAAGAAATACAAAGAGGATGGGACTCTAAACAGAAACTGATGCTTCATTTCTATTTTGCATTTTCAAGCATCAACAGggaaaactgctgaaaaaaccctggagccagcagctgaGATTCACCTGAGCTCTCTCAGAGCAACACAGAGAGATGAAGGTTTGAACACTGAAAGGTGAGaccaggggtgctggggagcaAGAATTTGGGGCAGGAGCCTGTGAATGCACCAGGCTGCTCtctgacactgagcactggcaTCATCTCAGAAGAGCATCCTGGCCTCTAATTACATCAGCAATTAAtcaccaggctctgctgccaaaTGCAGATGGATTgggtaggggaaaaaaaatgttctctcTAGGCCTGGACTTTTATCCTCTAATTTTGCATGTGTGGAAAAGAAAGCTCTGTTCCCTCCTTGCATCTGGGATGTGAGGAGCTGATCAGCTCTCTGGAGGGGAAGGTACATTCTGGAAAACTGTTCTGAGACAAGAAGGGGAATCCATCTTTGGGTAGTTCAGGAAGAGCTGCTTGTCTCTGCCCCGT
Coding sequences:
- the PLPBP gene encoding pyridoxal phosphate homeostasis protein, with the translated sequence MWRAGMAAGDGLGPALRAVTEQVQQAAARRPQGLPAVQPRLVAVSKTKPAEMVMEAYSHGQRSFGENYVQELLEKASDSRILSSCPDIKWHFIGHLQKNNVNKLIAVPNLFMLETVDSVKLADRVNSSWQKKGSPQRLKVMVQVNTSGEDSKHGLAPRDTTAAVEHVLTKCPSLEFVGLMTIGSIGHDLSKGPNPDFQVLLSLRQEVCEKLNLPLDKVELSMGMSTDFQHAIEVGSTNVRIGSTIFGERDYSNKTTGGKAPAGGGGQTEAVTVQGH